A single Iodidimonas sp. SYSU 1G8 DNA region contains:
- a CDS encoding division/cell wall cluster transcriptional repressor MraZ, with the protein MPLFLSTYANKIDKKGRVSVPASFRAEFDKDDPKFVAFPHTGERCIEGWDRARIGQLTDAMDRYPPLSSEYNALGYLLGQSREMSVDPEGRITLPLYLLEYAGITDSVVFVGQGKSFQIWSPENYEEFGGRMRPVAASVHRTLALGPLAGGGAHG; encoded by the coding sequence GTGCCGCTGTTTCTGTCAACTTACGCGAACAAGATCGACAAGAAGGGGCGGGTTTCCGTGCCCGCGTCGTTTCGCGCCGAGTTCGACAAGGACGATCCCAAGTTTGTCGCCTTTCCTCACACCGGCGAACGCTGCATCGAGGGCTGGGACCGCGCCCGTATCGGGCAACTCACTGACGCCATGGATCGCTATCCCCCGCTATCTTCCGAATATAATGCGCTCGGCTATCTGCTGGGTCAGAGCCGCGAGATGTCGGTCGATCCGGAAGGCCGCATCACGCTGCCGCTCTACCTGCTCGAATATGCCGGGATCACGGACAGCGTCGTGTTCGTTGGCCAGGGTAAATCGTTCCAGATATGGAGCCCGGAAAACTACGAGGAATTTGGCGGCCGGATGCGCCCCGTCGCCGCCTCGGTCCACCGCACGCTCGCACTCGGCCCGCTTGCGGGCGGAGGCGCCCATGGGTGA
- the rsmH gene encoding 16S rRNA (cytosine(1402)-N(4))-methyltransferase RsmH has translation MGDLQRHAPVMLDEIVAAIAPRDGDVIVDGTFGWGGYTRGLLEAADCTVLGIDRDRSARDRADVLAAEFPGRFTFLPGRFGDMESLIAGVDTLQGVALDLGVSSMQLDDPERGFSFQKDGPLDMRMAGAQEADASAASDVVNGEEEAEIARIIWLYGEERNSRRIAKAIVAARKVEPITRTLQLAEIVARANGGVQPHKMHPATRTFQALRIHVNDELGQLEAGLRAAERLLAPEGRLAVVSFHSLEDRIVKTFLRERGGLAPDSSRHLPALPNRRSPSFRLISRGAIKPSDAEVDRNPRARSARLRAAIRTSNAAWPEDGRNAA, from the coding sequence ATGGGTGATCTTCAGCGCCACGCCCCTGTCATGCTGGACGAAATCGTCGCCGCCATCGCACCCCGGGACGGCGATGTCATCGTCGATGGAACATTCGGCTGGGGCGGCTATACGCGAGGCCTGCTCGAGGCGGCCGACTGCACTGTCCTGGGTATCGACCGCGACCGGTCGGCACGGGACCGTGCTGATGTTCTCGCCGCCGAATTCCCGGGCCGCTTCACTTTCCTGCCGGGTCGGTTCGGCGACATGGAGTCGCTGATCGCCGGGGTCGATACGTTGCAGGGCGTGGCGCTCGATCTGGGCGTTTCCTCCATGCAGCTCGACGATCCGGAACGTGGCTTCTCGTTCCAGAAGGACGGCCCGCTCGACATGCGCATGGCCGGCGCGCAGGAGGCAGATGCCTCCGCCGCCTCGGATGTGGTGAACGGCGAAGAGGAAGCCGAGATCGCCCGGATCATCTGGCTCTATGGCGAGGAGCGCAATTCGCGCCGTATCGCCAAGGCCATCGTCGCGGCGCGCAAGGTCGAGCCGATCACGCGAACCCTGCAACTGGCCGAGATCGTCGCCCGCGCCAATGGCGGCGTCCAGCCGCACAAGATGCATCCGGCGACGCGCACGTTCCAGGCGCTGCGCATCCACGTCAACGACGAACTGGGCCAGCTCGAGGCCGGGCTGCGCGCGGCTGAAAGGCTGCTCGCGCCCGAGGGTCGCCTGGCCGTCGTTTCGTTTCACTCGCTCGAAGATCGTATCGTGAAGACTTTCCTGCGCGAACGCGGCGGTTTGGCACCCGACAGCTCCAGACACCTCCCGGCGTTGCCGAACCGCCGTTCGCCCAGCTTCCGCCTGATCTCGCGCGGCGCGATCAAGCCATCCGACGCGGAAGTCGACCGCAATCCGCGGGCCCGGTCGGCGCGCTTGCGCGCCGCCATCCGCACGAGCAACGCGGCGTGGCCCGAGGACGGGAGGAACGCCGCATGA
- a CDS encoding penicillin-binding protein 2 — protein MRRITTIEFDGAGKRAVDNARGRVRVAMVVFALCFTAIGVRLVDLGVLSGAATDKPNTIAAEAVAPRADILDRNGVLLATDLTAISVYAQIPRILDPRQSALKLASVLPGVSADTLERKLSSDSKFIWVKRKVTPAEYDAVNRLGLPGIGFQREIERVYPHGNLAAHLVGYTNVDGHGLAGVERFFDDKLRKEGPRGEPLTLSIDIRVQHALRNEISGMVEEFRALGGAGLILDIHSGEIVAMTSLPDFNPNEPGRIANNPELINRMSHAVFEWGSTFKTFTIAQALEEGTTSFTGGYDASSPIRVARFTINDDHPKHRWLSTPEIFMYSSNIGTVKMALAFGTEKQKAFLGKLGFFGRPHVELKETGAPLVPAQWREINTMTISFGHGLSITGLQLAAAYAAVSGDGILHPVTVLKTPDGYRPKGERVVSEETARKVQGMLRLVVERGTGRKADAPHYLVGGKTGTAEKVGGGGYKKKSLVSSFVSIFPSINPRYVVLVMVDEPKGNASTYGYATAGWTAAPTTKRVIERIAPMLGVAPSNEPTHPVTHEIMQYIQPELRS, from the coding sequence ATGAGGCGCATCACCACCATTGAATTCGATGGCGCCGGCAAACGTGCCGTGGACAATGCCCGGGGCCGGGTGCGTGTCGCGATGGTCGTTTTCGCCCTGTGCTTTACCGCGATCGGCGTGCGCCTCGTGGATCTTGGCGTGCTGAGCGGCGCCGCGACCGATAAGCCGAACACGATTGCGGCCGAGGCGGTGGCGCCGCGCGCCGATATCCTGGACCGGAACGGCGTTTTGCTGGCAACCGACCTGACGGCGATTTCGGTCTATGCGCAGATCCCGCGCATTCTCGATCCGCGCCAGTCGGCCCTGAAGCTGGCCTCGGTCCTGCCGGGCGTCTCGGCGGATACGCTCGAGCGCAAGCTGTCTTCTGACTCCAAGTTCATCTGGGTGAAGCGCAAGGTGACGCCCGCCGAATACGATGCGGTCAATCGTCTCGGTCTGCCCGGCATCGGCTTCCAGCGCGAAATCGAACGCGTTTATCCGCATGGCAATCTGGCGGCCCATCTGGTCGGCTACACGAATGTCGACGGTCATGGTCTGGCCGGTGTCGAGCGCTTCTTCGACGACAAGCTGCGCAAGGAAGGGCCGCGGGGCGAGCCGTTGACGCTGTCGATCGACATCCGCGTCCAGCACGCGCTGCGTAACGAAATTTCGGGGATGGTCGAGGAGTTCCGTGCCCTTGGAGGCGCCGGTCTGATCCTCGATATCCACAGCGGCGAAATCGTGGCCATGACCAGCCTGCCTGATTTCAATCCCAACGAACCGGGCCGTATCGCCAATAATCCCGAACTGATCAACCGCATGAGCCACGCGGTGTTCGAATGGGGCTCGACGTTCAAGACCTTTACCATCGCTCAGGCGCTCGAGGAGGGCACCACGTCCTTCACCGGCGGTTATGACGCCTCAAGCCCGATCCGTGTGGCGCGCTTCACGATCAATGACGATCACCCCAAGCATCGCTGGTTGAGCACGCCGGAAATCTTCATGTACTCGTCGAATATCGGCACCGTGAAGATGGCGCTCGCCTTCGGCACCGAGAAGCAGAAGGCTTTCCTCGGCAAGCTGGGCTTCTTTGGCCGTCCCCATGTGGAACTGAAGGAAACCGGCGCACCGCTTGTGCCGGCGCAGTGGCGCGAAATCAATACCATGACCATTTCGTTCGGTCACGGTCTTTCCATTACAGGCCTTCAGCTGGCCGCAGCCTACGCGGCCGTCTCCGGTGACGGTATCCTGCATCCCGTGACAGTCCTCAAGACGCCGGACGGCTATCGTCCGAAAGGCGAGCGGGTCGTTTCTGAAGAAACCGCCCGCAAGGTGCAGGGCATGTTGCGGCTCGTCGTAGAGCGCGGCACCGGCCGCAAGGCGGATGCGCCGCATTACCTGGTGGGCGGTAAGACGGGAACCGCCGAGAAGGTGGGCGGCGGCGGATACAAGAAGAAGTCGCTGGTCTCCTCGTTCGTTTCGATCTTCCCGTCGATCAACCCGCGATATGTGGTGCTGGTGATGGTCGACGAACCGAAGGGCAACGCATCGACCTATGGTTACGCGACCGCCGGCTGGACCGCCGCGCCGACCACAAAGCGCGTCATCGAGCGTATCGCGCCGATGCTGGGCGTCGCGCCCAGCAATGAGCCGACCCATCCCGTGACGCACGAGATCATGCAGTACATCCAGCCGGAGCTGCGCTCATGA
- a CDS encoding UDP-N-acetylmuramoyl-L-alanyl-D-glutamate--2,6-diaminopimelate ligase yields MRLSDLIGGNGAASGIEIQGLSCDSRTVSSGYLFAALAGTRARGADFVAQAIERGAVAVLAEPDVAVPAAGVYLVPDVNPRRRLAHMAARFFAAQPETVVAVTGTNGKSSVADFVRQIWARAGLKSGSMGTLGVRAAGMAAVPTLTTPDPIEIHARLADMKRAGVEHVAIEASSHGLAQYRLDGVKLKAAAFTNLSRDHLDYHADYDDYFLAKLRLFGEVLQPGAVAVLNTETHVYEELVDICWGRGLGILSVGDGGELRIVSRTRTARGQELDVRFEKQRFDISLPLIGDFQASNALVAAALVIGTGGDVAETLAALEYLEPVPGRLQTAGRTQAGAAIYVDYAHTPDALRTLLETLRPYTESKLHVVFGCGGDRDKGKRPQMGEIAIALADRVIVTDDNPRGEDAARIRADILAAAPGAVEIADRQSAISAAVAALAPGDVLAVAGKGHEQGQIVGDTVLPFDDVEAVRVALGGARG; encoded by the coding sequence ATGAGGCTGTCCGACCTGATCGGCGGCAACGGCGCCGCGTCCGGCATCGAGATTCAGGGCCTGTCCTGTGACAGCCGCACCGTCTCGAGCGGATATCTGTTCGCCGCCCTCGCTGGCACGCGCGCCCGCGGCGCCGACTTCGTCGCGCAGGCAATCGAGCGCGGTGCCGTGGCGGTCCTCGCGGAACCGGACGTGGCGGTGCCGGCGGCGGGGGTATACCTGGTGCCCGACGTCAACCCGCGTCGTCGGCTGGCGCACATGGCGGCCCGCTTCTTCGCCGCCCAGCCCGAGACCGTCGTGGCCGTGACCGGAACCAACGGCAAGAGCTCGGTTGCCGATTTCGTCCGCCAGATCTGGGCGCGGGCGGGCCTCAAGTCCGGCTCCATGGGCACGCTCGGCGTTCGCGCCGCCGGCATGGCGGCGGTACCGACATTGACCACGCCGGATCCCATCGAAATTCATGCCCGCCTCGCCGATATGAAGCGGGCCGGTGTCGAGCATGTGGCGATCGAGGCCTCAAGCCATGGGCTGGCGCAGTACCGGCTCGACGGCGTGAAGCTCAAGGCGGCCGCGTTCACCAACCTCAGCCGCGACCATCTGGATTATCACGCCGATTACGACGACTACTTCCTGGCCAAGCTGCGCCTGTTCGGCGAAGTCCTCCAGCCGGGCGCGGTGGCCGTCCTGAATACGGAAACCCACGTCTACGAGGAATTGGTCGATATCTGCTGGGGGCGCGGGCTCGGTATACTGTCCGTCGGCGACGGCGGTGAGCTTCGGATCGTCTCGCGTACCCGCACCGCGCGCGGCCAGGAACTGGACGTCCGTTTTGAAAAGCAACGCTTCGACATTTCCCTGCCGCTGATCGGTGATTTCCAGGCGTCGAACGCGCTGGTCGCCGCCGCGCTGGTGATCGGCACTGGCGGCGACGTGGCCGAGACGCTCGCCGCGCTGGAGTATCTGGAGCCTGTCCCTGGCCGTCTCCAGACCGCTGGACGCACCCAGGCGGGCGCGGCGATCTATGTTGACTATGCCCATACGCCGGACGCCCTGCGCACCCTGCTCGAGACCCTCCGCCCTTACACCGAAAGCAAGCTGCACGTCGTGTTTGGCTGCGGCGGCGACCGCGACAAGGGCAAGCGACCCCAGATGGGCGAGATCGCCATCGCGCTTGCCGATCGGGTGATCGTGACCGACGACAACCCCCGCGGGGAGGACGCGGCCCGCATCCGCGCGGACATTCTCGCGGCCGCTCCGGGCGCCGTCGAGATCGCAGACCGCCAGTCGGCGATCAGTGCTGCCGTTGCCGCGCTTGCGCCGGGCGATGTCCTCGCCGTGGCGGGCAAGGGGCATGAGCAGGGGCAGATCGTCGGCGATACGGTTCTTCCGTTCGATGATGTCGAGGCTGTTCGGGTTGCCTTGGGAGGTGCCCGTGGTTGA
- the murF gene encoding UDP-N-acetylmuramoyl-tripeptide--D-alanyl-D-alanine ligase, protein MVEPLWTANQIAAAVSGAASRDFDVFGVAIDSREVRSGDLFVALKGDNQDGHRYVAAAIDKGAAGALVEHSGSYPSGAPVVAVDDALAGLRALGVAARDRLQGKVIGVTGSVGKTGTKTAIAAALARSGATYASERSFNNHIGVPLTLSRTPPATRYTVLEMGMNHAGELRDLTQVARPHVAVVTTIAEVHMEFFASIAEIADAKAEIFEGLQPGGTAVLNRDNAMFERLEARARSVGVERILAFGEHSDADVRLVKSRLHEDCSTVTADVAGMLVTYKIGVPGEHWVANSLAVMAAVFAVDGDLGLAGLALAEMQPPRGRGRRHQVEYRDAEIVVIDESYNASPVATLAAIRGLGRSKPARRGRRIAVLGDMRELGDQGPQLHAGLRQPLREAGVDLVIAVGPLMQEMANGLGLTVQVINCANAQEASRQVLEAVVPGDVIMVKGSNAIGLSSVVDALLALPDQPSVRRVAG, encoded by the coding sequence GTGGTTGAGCCCTTGTGGACCGCGAATCAAATTGCTGCCGCGGTCTCTGGTGCCGCGAGCAGGGATTTCGACGTTTTCGGCGTCGCGATCGATAGCCGCGAAGTCCGGTCCGGCGACCTCTTCGTTGCCTTGAAAGGCGACAATCAGGACGGCCATCGCTATGTCGCCGCGGCCATCGACAAGGGCGCGGCAGGGGCGCTTGTCGAACATTCGGGCTCATATCCGTCCGGTGCGCCCGTCGTCGCGGTTGACGACGCGCTCGCCGGTCTTCGCGCTCTGGGCGTGGCCGCCCGCGACCGGCTTCAGGGCAAGGTGATCGGCGTGACCGGCAGCGTCGGCAAGACCGGGACCAAGACAGCCATCGCCGCGGCGCTGGCGCGCAGCGGCGCGACCTATGCCAGCGAGCGCAGCTTCAACAACCATATCGGTGTGCCCCTGACACTGTCGCGCACGCCGCCCGCGACCCGCTATACGGTGCTGGAAATGGGCATGAACCACGCGGGCGAGCTTCGCGACCTGACCCAGGTCGCGCGGCCGCATGTGGCGGTGGTGACCACCATCGCCGAAGTCCATATGGAGTTCTTTGCCTCCATCGCCGAGATCGCCGACGCCAAGGCGGAAATCTTCGAAGGGCTGCAGCCGGGCGGCACAGCCGTGCTGAACCGCGACAATGCCATGTTCGAGCGGCTGGAAGCACGGGCGCGCTCGGTCGGCGTGGAGCGCATCCTGGCATTCGGCGAGCACAGCGACGCCGATGTGCGTCTGGTGAAGTCGCGCCTGCACGAGGATTGCAGCACGGTGACCGCCGACGTGGCGGGCATGCTCGTCACCTACAAGATCGGTGTTCCCGGCGAACATTGGGTTGCGAACAGTCTGGCGGTGATGGCGGCCGTCTTCGCCGTCGATGGCGATCTGGGCCTTGCCGGCCTTGCGCTGGCCGAAATGCAGCCGCCGCGCGGGCGCGGCCGTCGGCATCAGGTGGAATATCGCGACGCCGAGATCGTCGTGATCGACGAAAGCTACAATGCCAGCCCGGTCGCGACGCTGGCGGCGATCCGCGGACTCGGCCGCAGCAAGCCGGCGCGGCGCGGACGGCGTATCGCCGTGCTTGGCGACATGCGCGAACTGGGCGATCAGGGCCCTCAGCTTCATGCCGGCCTGCGCCAGCCGTTGCGCGAGGCCGGTGTGGATCTGGTGATCGCCGTCGGGCCGCTGATGCAGGAGATGGCGAACGGGTTGGGCCTTACGGTCCAGGTGATCAACTGCGCCAACGCCCAGGAAGCCTCGCGACAGGTGCTCGAGGCCGTGGTGCCGGGCGACGTGATCATGGTGAAGGGCTCGAACGCCATCGGCCTTTCGAGCGTGGTCGATGCACTGCTGGCCTTGCCGGACCAGCCTTCTGTGCGCCGCGTGGCAGGGTAA
- the mraY gene encoding phospho-N-acetylmuramoyl-pentapeptide-transferase: protein MLYHLLVPLSGEFQILNVFRYTTFRSGGAVLTALFICLIFGPRLINWLRSKQGKGQPIREDGPQSHIVTKQGTPTMGGFMILIGLSVGTLLWADLSNPYIWICFLVTLGFGGVGFIDDYLKVTRRSSKGIAGKMKLVLQFSIAIAAALAVSHFSSDPLTNRLAVPFAKHVLIDLGWVFIPFAMLVMVGASNAVNLTDGLDGLATMPVIIAAATFALLAYLVGFSTFAEYLQIHYVVGASELAVFMAALIGACLGFLWFNAPPAMVFMGDTGSLALGGALGAVAVVIKHELVLVIVGGLFVLETVSVIVQVISFKTTGKRVFRMAPLHHHYEQKGWAESTIVVRFWIIALVLALIGLSTLKLR from the coding sequence ATGCTGTATCATCTGCTAGTTCCCCTGAGCGGCGAGTTCCAGATCCTCAACGTCTTCCGCTACACCACCTTCCGCAGCGGCGGCGCGGTGCTGACCGCGCTGTTCATCTGCCTGATCTTCGGCCCGCGCCTTATCAACTGGCTGCGTTCGAAGCAGGGGAAGGGCCAGCCGATCCGCGAGGACGGGCCGCAGAGTCATATCGTGACAAAGCAGGGCACGCCGACCATGGGCGGCTTTATGATCCTGATCGGTCTGAGCGTCGGTACCCTGTTGTGGGCGGACCTTTCAAATCCCTACATCTGGATCTGCTTTCTGGTGACTCTCGGCTTCGGCGGTGTCGGCTTCATCGACGACTACCTGAAGGTGACACGCCGTTCCAGCAAGGGTATCGCGGGCAAGATGAAGCTGGTGCTTCAGTTTTCCATCGCGATCGCGGCGGCGCTTGCCGTCAGTCATTTTTCCAGCGATCCGCTGACAAACCGACTTGCCGTGCCGTTCGCCAAGCACGTGCTGATCGATCTCGGCTGGGTCTTCATCCCCTTCGCCATGCTGGTCATGGTGGGCGCCTCCAATGCGGTGAACCTCACGGACGGGCTCGACGGTCTCGCCACCATGCCGGTCATCATCGCGGCTGCGACGTTCGCCCTGCTTGCCTATCTGGTCGGCTTCTCCACCTTCGCCGAATATCTCCAGATCCACTACGTGGTGGGCGCGAGCGAGCTGGCTGTATTCATGGCCGCCCTGATTGGCGCTTGTCTGGGCTTCCTCTGGTTCAATGCGCCGCCGGCCATGGTGTTCATGGGCGATACCGGCAGCCTTGCCTTGGGCGGCGCGCTGGGTGCGGTCGCCGTGGTCATCAAGCACGAGCTGGTGCTGGTCATCGTCGGCGGATTGTTCGTCCTCGAGACCGTTTCGGTGATCGTTCAGGTGATCTCGTTCAAGACCACGGGCAAGCGCGTGTTTCGCATGGCGCCGCTGCACCATCACTACGAGCAGAAGGGCTGGGCCGAATCCACCATCGTGGTGCGGTTCTGGATCATCGCCCTGGTGCTGGCGCTCATCGGTCTCTCCACCTTGAAGCTGAGGTAG
- the murD gene encoding UDP-N-acetylmuramoyl-L-alanine--D-glutamate ligase: MIPVTAYQDRAVAVFGLARSGIAAARALMAGGASVTAWDDGAKGRDAAQAAGVALADPATLDWSRQTALVLSPGVPLTHPQPHPVVVAAKAAGCPVIGDIDLFAQAEPSLPRHDVAVITGTNGKSTTTALLAHLVQACGGTSVACGNIGTPILDLAPLPEGGVYVIEMSSYQIDLTAHLKPAVTILLNTTPDHLDRHGDMANYVAVKRRIFGWQEPEGVAIVGMDDEYGPGAVAQLRQAGRKVVPVTVTGRAADGVSVDAAALYDAELSAEPILSLAGIESLRGRHNWQNAAAAYAAARALGFAPAAIAAGLRSFPGLAHRMEVVGTVSGVRYVNDSKATNADATERALDSFERVHWIVGGKAKDGGIDSLAPWFPRVTRAYLIGEAQDAFALVLEAAGVAVERCGTLDNAVTSASRHTGEGDVVLLSPACASFDQYPNFEVRGDRFRALVAQLASETAA, translated from the coding sequence ATGATCCCCGTCACCGCATATCAGGACCGGGCCGTGGCCGTGTTCGGTCTTGCGCGCAGCGGAATCGCCGCCGCCCGTGCGCTGATGGCGGGCGGGGCATCCGTCACGGCCTGGGACGATGGCGCGAAGGGCCGGGACGCGGCGCAGGCCGCTGGCGTGGCGCTGGCCGATCCGGCGACGCTGGACTGGAGCCGCCAGACCGCTCTGGTGCTCAGCCCCGGCGTGCCGCTCACCCATCCCCAGCCGCATCCGGTGGTCGTTGCCGCGAAGGCCGCAGGCTGTCCGGTGATCGGCGACATCGACCTGTTTGCGCAGGCCGAGCCGTCATTGCCGCGCCACGACGTGGCGGTCATCACGGGCACCAATGGCAAGTCGACGACGACGGCGCTTCTGGCGCATCTCGTGCAGGCATGCGGCGGGACCTCGGTCGCTTGCGGCAACATCGGCACACCGATCCTCGACCTGGCCCCGCTGCCGGAAGGGGGCGTCTACGTCATCGAGATGTCGTCTTACCAGATCGATCTGACGGCCCATCTGAAGCCGGCGGTCACCATTCTTCTCAACACGACGCCCGATCATCTGGACCGTCACGGCGACATGGCGAATTACGTCGCCGTCAAACGCCGGATTTTCGGCTGGCAAGAGCCGGAAGGCGTGGCCATCGTCGGTATGGACGACGAGTACGGACCGGGCGCGGTGGCGCAGTTGCGGCAAGCGGGGCGCAAGGTCGTCCCGGTCACTGTAACGGGACGAGCGGCGGACGGCGTCTCCGTCGATGCGGCCGCGCTGTACGACGCCGAGTTGTCCGCCGAACCAATCCTGTCCCTCGCCGGTATCGAAAGCCTCCGTGGCCGTCACAACTGGCAGAATGCCGCGGCGGCGTATGCGGCGGCCCGGGCGCTCGGTTTCGCGCCGGCCGCGATCGCCGCCGGGCTGCGCAGCTTTCCGGGTCTCGCCCACCGGATGGAAGTGGTCGGCACGGTAAGCGGCGTCCGATACGTCAACGACTCGAAGGCGACCAATGCCGACGCCACCGAAAGGGCGCTGGATTCCTTCGAGCGAGTCCATTGGATCGTGGGTGGTAAAGCAAAGGACGGCGGCATCGATAGCCTCGCGCCGTGGTTCCCGCGTGTCACCCGCGCCTATCTTATCGGCGAGGCGCAGGACGCTTTCGCATTAGTCCTAGAGGCCGCCGGCGTCGCCGTCGAGCGCTGCGGCACACTGGACAACGCCGTTACAAGCGCGTCCCGACACACCGGCGAGGGCGACGTGGTGCTGCTGTCGCCGGCCTGCGCGTCTTTTGACCAGTATCCCAATTTCGAAGTGCGCGGCGATCGCTTCCGCGCGCTTGTCGCCCAACTCGCGTCGGAGACCGCCGCATGA
- a CDS encoding putative peptidoglycan glycosyltransferase FtsW, with protein MMTFGRTDNSIVSRWWWTVDRWLLASIVMLMAAGVLFAMAASPPKALGLGLPAFHFVLRQLFFVPLALALLVGFSLMTPVTTRRVAIICFGLFYLATLSTLVFAPEIKGSQRWLHVAGMAIQPSEFMKPMFIVTSAWMFAQTKRKEGFPGTQIAIGLCVVVMGTLLLQPDFGQAILLFTVWGAQFFLAGLPLFMIGVLAVAGVGAVIGAYVLLPHVASRIDRFLDPASGDSYQVNTAMDAFTAGGFLGRGPGEGVVKRILPDAHTDFIFAVIGEEFGLIACLILVGVFAFVVIRGFLKVMREEDPFLFLASAGLIVLFGMQAIINICVNIQLMPAKGMTLPFVSYGGSSLLSLSMAMGMLLCFTRRNHYGDARRPAP; from the coding sequence ATGATGACGTTCGGCCGCACCGACAACAGTATCGTCAGCCGCTGGTGGTGGACCGTCGACCGCTGGCTGCTCGCGTCCATCGTCATGCTGATGGCGGCTGGCGTTCTGTTTGCGATGGCTGCCAGTCCGCCCAAGGCGCTGGGACTGGGCTTGCCCGCGTTTCACTTCGTGCTGCGCCAGCTGTTCTTCGTGCCTCTCGCGCTGGCCTTGCTGGTCGGTTTCTCTCTGATGACGCCGGTGACCACCCGGCGCGTGGCGATCATCTGCTTCGGTTTGTTCTATCTGGCGACCCTGTCGACGCTGGTGTTCGCGCCGGAGATCAAGGGTTCTCAGCGCTGGCTGCATGTCGCCGGCATGGCCATCCAGCCATCCGAGTTCATGAAGCCCATGTTCATCGTCACCAGCGCCTGGATGTTCGCTCAAACCAAGCGCAAGGAAGGCTTCCCCGGCACTCAGATCGCCATTGGCCTGTGCGTGGTGGTCATGGGAACGCTGCTGCTTCAGCCAGACTTCGGTCAGGCCATTCTGTTGTTCACCGTGTGGGGCGCCCAGTTCTTCCTCGCCGGCCTGCCGCTGTTCATGATCGGTGTGCTGGCGGTGGCGGGCGTCGGTGCGGTGATCGGCGCGTATGTACTGCTGCCGCACGTCGCCAGCCGTATCGACCGGTTCCTCGATCCGGCCAGCGGCGACAGTTATCAGGTCAACACCGCCATGGACGCATTCACCGCGGGAGGCTTCCTTGGCCGTGGTCCGGGCGAGGGCGTGGTCAAGCGGATCCTGCCCGACGCCCACACCGACTTCATCTTCGCCGTGATCGGCGAGGAGTTCGGTCTGATCGCGTGCCTGATCCTGGTGGGCGTGTTCGCCTTCGTCGTGATCCGGGGCTTTCTCAAGGTGATGCGCGAGGAGGATCCTTTCCTGTTCCTCGCCAGCGCTGGCCTGATCGTGCTGTTCGGCATGCAGGCGATCATCAACATCTGCGTGAACATCCAGCTGATGCCGGCCAAGGGCATGACCCTGCCGTTCGTCAGCTATGGCGGCTCGTCGCTGCTGTCGCTGTCCATGGCCATGGGCATGCTGCTCTGTTTCACCCGCCGCAACCATTACGGCGATGCCAGGAGGCCGGCGCCGTGA